One Halovivax ruber XH-70 genomic region harbors:
- the sucD gene encoding succinate--CoA ligase subunit alpha, which translates to MSVLVDEDTRVVVQGITGGEGKFHAGQMMGYGTNVVAGAVPGKGGQEVDGVPVYDTVDQAVREEDADASVIFVPPAFAGDAIFEALDTDLDLAVAITEGIPTQDMARVNKRLTETDTRLLGPNCPGIITPGESKLGILPGNIFAPGDVGLVSRSGTLTYQVVDSLTNRGIGQTTAIGIGGDPIIGTDFVDALAAFEDDPDTEAIVMCGEIGGEDEEEAAQYIADHVDTPVVGFIAGRTAPPGKRMGHAGAIVSGSGTGTAESKIDALNDAGVPVGDTPEEVADSVESIL; encoded by the coding sequence ATGAGTGTACTCGTCGACGAAGACACGCGCGTCGTCGTACAGGGCATTACCGGCGGGGAAGGCAAGTTCCACGCCGGTCAGATGATGGGATACGGGACGAACGTCGTCGCCGGCGCCGTCCCCGGCAAGGGCGGCCAGGAGGTCGACGGCGTCCCCGTCTACGATACGGTCGACCAGGCCGTGCGCGAAGAGGACGCAGATGCTTCGGTCATCTTCGTCCCGCCGGCGTTCGCCGGTGACGCGATCTTCGAGGCGCTGGACACGGACCTCGACCTCGCCGTCGCGATCACGGAGGGAATCCCGACGCAGGACATGGCTCGCGTGAACAAGCGACTCACCGAAACCGACACGCGACTGCTCGGTCCCAACTGTCCGGGCATCATCACGCCCGGCGAGTCGAAACTCGGTATCCTCCCCGGCAACATCTTCGCGCCGGGTGACGTCGGGCTCGTCTCGCGCTCGGGCACGCTCACCTACCAAGTCGTCGACAGCCTCACGAACCGTGGTATCGGCCAGACGACGGCCATCGGGATCGGTGGCGACCCGATCATCGGGACGGACTTCGTCGACGCCCTCGCGGCGTTCGAAGACGATCCGGACACCGAAGCGATCGTCATGTGCGGCGAGATCGGCGGCGAGGACGAAGAGGAAGCCGCCCAGTACATCGCCGATCACGTCGACACACCCGTCGTCGGCTTCATCGCCGGCCGCACGGCCCCGCCGGGCAAGCGAATGGGCCACGCCGGCGCGATCGTCTCCGGGTCGGGCACCGGCACCGCAGAGAGCAAGATCGACGCCCTCAACGACGCCGGCGTCCCGGTCGGCGACACGCCCGAAGAGGTTGCCGATTCGGTCGAGTCGATCCTCTAG
- a CDS encoding DUF309 domain-containing protein, with the protein MDEHTQDPSVGPPDGNPTGWDAQLERWEHPTLRRACVDGLQAFNAGDYHTAHDEFEDEWYNYASGSTESAFLHGMVQIAAGVYKRVDFENDDGLRNLFETACQYLQDVPSDYYGVDVHSVRTVATRALNDPSVVDDWNLQLDGNPFPSE; encoded by the coding sequence ATGGACGAACACACGCAGGATCCGAGCGTCGGGCCACCAGATGGCAATCCGACGGGGTGGGATGCCCAGCTCGAACGTTGGGAACATCCCACTCTCAGGCGTGCCTGCGTCGATGGTTTACAGGCGTTCAACGCTGGCGACTACCACACTGCCCACGACGAGTTCGAGGATGAGTGGTACAACTACGCCAGCGGGTCCACGGAAAGCGCGTTTCTCCACGGGATGGTCCAGATCGCCGCCGGCGTCTACAAGCGAGTCGATTTCGAGAACGACGACGGATTACGCAACCTCTTCGAAACTGCGTGTCAGTACCTCCAGGACGTGCCGTCAGATTACTACGGGGTGGACGTCCACTCGGTCAGGACGGTCGCGACGCGTGCGCTAAACGATCCCTCGGTCGTCGACGACTGGAACCTCCAGCTCGATGGCAATCCTTTCCCGTCCGAGTGA
- a CDS encoding succinylglutamate desuccinylase/aspartoacylase domain-containing protein yields the protein MRVEQLGTGTPSIAIVGGIHGDEPCGVHAIERLISERPSVSEPVKLVVANERAIESGRRYVDEDLNRAFPGDETAASHEGRLAARLMDELAGTLVMSLHSTRSHADPFAVVDHVTETSRRVVSQLSIGALVETGAFADGRLRTGAETIEVECGLQGTQRAAENAVRLVREFLTAAGALPGDTLTHQLPHFRLTDTISKDSADRYEVFVDNFERVEPGDQFAAADGEPHVASDAFYPVLLSANGYEDVFGYTATKLPDIVPVGST from the coding sequence ATGCGTGTCGAGCAGCTCGGAACCGGGACGCCGTCTATCGCGATCGTGGGCGGCATTCACGGCGACGAACCCTGCGGTGTTCACGCCATCGAGCGGCTTATCTCGGAGCGGCCGTCCGTCTCGGAACCGGTCAAACTCGTCGTGGCTAACGAACGGGCGATCGAATCGGGACGTCGGTACGTCGACGAGGATCTGAACCGGGCGTTTCCCGGAGACGAAACGGCGGCGTCCCACGAAGGTCGTCTTGCGGCCAGACTAATGGACGAACTCGCGGGCACGCTCGTCATGTCGCTACACTCGACGCGGAGCCACGCTGATCCGTTCGCAGTCGTCGATCACGTGACCGAGACGAGTCGCCGTGTCGTTTCCCAGCTGTCGATCGGCGCACTCGTCGAAACCGGTGCGTTCGCCGATGGACGACTGCGGACTGGGGCAGAGACAATCGAAGTGGAGTGTGGCCTCCAGGGGACACAGCGGGCCGCAGAGAACGCCGTCCGCCTCGTCCGGGAGTTTTTGACCGCGGCTGGAGCCCTGCCGGGCGACACACTCACCCACCAACTGCCGCACTTCCGCCTCACCGACACGATTTCGAAAGATTCGGCCGACCGATACGAAGTCTTCGTCGACAATTTCGAGCGCGTCGAACCCGGCGACCAGTTCGCCGCTGCGGATGGTGAACCCCACGTCGCGTCGGATGCGTTCTACCCGGTCTTGCTCTCCGCGAACGGATACGAGGACGTCTTCGGCTACACCGCGACGAAACTCCCCGATATCGTTCCTGTCGGGTCGACGTAA
- a CDS encoding M14 family zinc carboxypeptidase has protein sequence MGNTNHAAGESNSVSESDRYTHKEAAALDEGTFDGSPIDRRTFMHVAAATGAALALPGAVSATVEDDALTELASFAVNATPDDHLTTLVIEFENVDALDAFYDLYGEPDWDIGEDDLPPKVATRTEPTPAAHASLTADELSTALAEIDGITSVDFSPGANPFWKLGDAYDDRVFPQVENARDYVSHGELAQGLEYLESNHPDRLRVHAIGKSPGWENLFTGDERDPTDVYVAEVTKNVRDDASFQAKEKAVFSLAIHGDEPAGRVAGTRLIEEITKGEADDFEKLIEDIAIVFIFTNPDGWVARKPQYEFESWSGTERVRYHRGNAAIGDTNRQYPTMGWINPSYWPAEPEDAPDVRPDDPAGRGYEDVVPDALSVVEQLRGYDNVEYLCDYHMMDLSASMVLNLESNAPYDHAGTHDLDEVNRRIDGAMTDHWGSPDAIADETSRAADAIWGYPGYVPDRLLDYGTIYDTLSYQVTGALLGWAGQPEEFGGLGAVTVAPELILRDAYDFKPFIERHLATAYRLSMREYAELTAVSTDATVATGGKDVAYVSSDSLTRRSADLPFTDGHPGKGKGSDGRPSTSVHRRHDSVQPGPAGRSTVTASGSTRSLAVQFDAPDLDTGTVRLVDPEGKTVRKADVADIEGRDDGAFYVPQPGTGEWSIEHDGDDALAVEFVQLDSDTEYPDPEAVLGYSQREYVVNPMQYFTDLEPYLEDGSIDELRVHDVRNGRLMRGNSGKFWYDTVVISTDDGIDNPWYLAVLELFVANGGSLVLTDAGVALLGEIDLGDAGAIGPDHLSNETVRFPNLADRDFDHPLLMDVRPIQQEIWKISQLGYTTGEDSPVWTVDADAFANAGGSIAGSLGSSGDVGAGTLSVGDGRITVLGSVLPPANQHELHPFGLADYTLSFMGHTLLCNALGFQQRRYVDGELVGTWGEIR, from the coding sequence TCGAATTCGAGAACGTCGATGCGCTCGACGCGTTTTACGACCTGTACGGCGAACCCGACTGGGACATCGGCGAGGACGACCTTCCGCCGAAGGTGGCGACGCGAACGGAGCCAACCCCGGCCGCCCACGCGTCCCTCACTGCCGACGAGCTTTCGACGGCCCTCGCGGAGATCGACGGAATCACGTCTGTCGACTTCTCTCCAGGTGCGAATCCGTTCTGGAAGCTCGGCGACGCGTACGACGACCGGGTCTTTCCGCAGGTCGAAAACGCGCGTGATTACGTCTCTCACGGAGAACTCGCACAGGGTCTCGAATATCTGGAGTCGAATCATCCAGATCGGCTCCGCGTTCACGCGATCGGGAAGAGTCCGGGGTGGGAGAACCTGTTCACCGGTGACGAGCGTGACCCGACGGACGTCTACGTCGCCGAAGTGACGAAGAACGTCCGGGACGACGCGTCGTTCCAGGCCAAGGAGAAGGCCGTCTTCTCCCTCGCCATCCACGGCGACGAACCGGCCGGCCGGGTTGCAGGGACGCGGCTCATCGAGGAGATCACGAAGGGCGAAGCGGACGACTTCGAAAAACTGATCGAGGATATCGCGATCGTCTTCATCTTCACCAATCCGGATGGCTGGGTCGCTCGCAAGCCACAGTACGAATTCGAGTCGTGGAGCGGGACCGAGCGGGTCCGGTATCACCGCGGCAACGCGGCCATCGGCGACACGAACCGCCAGTACCCGACGATGGGATGGATCAATCCGAGCTACTGGCCCGCCGAACCGGAGGACGCGCCCGACGTCCGACCCGACGACCCAGCGGGTCGCGGGTACGAAGACGTGGTCCCGGACGCGCTTTCGGTCGTCGAGCAGCTGCGGGGGTACGACAACGTCGAGTACCTGTGCGATTACCACATGATGGATCTCTCGGCATCGATGGTGCTGAACCTGGAGTCCAACGCGCCGTACGATCACGCCGGCACGCACGACCTGGACGAGGTCAACCGCCGGATCGACGGGGCGATGACCGATCACTGGGGAAGCCCGGACGCAATCGCCGACGAGACGAGTCGGGCCGCCGACGCGATCTGGGGATACCCAGGATACGTCCCCGATCGATTGCTGGATTATGGGACCATCTACGACACGCTTTCCTACCAGGTTACCGGCGCACTGCTCGGCTGGGCTGGCCAACCCGAGGAGTTCGGGGGGCTCGGCGCCGTCACCGTGGCTCCCGAACTAATTTTGCGGGACGCCTACGACTTCAAACCCTTCATCGAACGCCACCTCGCGACGGCCTACCGGCTCTCGATGCGCGAGTACGCTGAGCTGACAGCCGTGTCCACTGACGCGACGGTAGCCACCGGCGGGAAGGACGTTGCATACGTCAGTTCCGATTCACTCACCCGTCGATCGGCGGACCTCCCGTTCACGGACGGCCATCCCGGCAAGGGGAAGGGATCAGACGGACGGCCCAGCACCAGCGTCCATCGGCGCCACGATTCTGTCCAGCCCGGGCCGGCGGGTCGGTCGACCGTTACCGCCAGCGGGTCGACGCGTTCGCTCGCCGTCCAGTTCGATGCCCCGGATCTCGACACGGGAACCGTTCGACTGGTCGATCCCGAGGGGAAGACGGTTCGGAAGGCAGACGTCGCGGATATCGAGGGTCGAGACGACGGGGCGTTCTACGTTCCACAGCCCGGCACCGGCGAGTGGTCGATCGAACACGACGGCGACGATGCCCTCGCAGTGGAGTTCGTCCAGCTTGACAGCGATACCGAGTATCCAGATCCAGAGGCGGTGCTAGGATACAGCCAGCGCGAGTACGTCGTCAATCCGATGCAGTACTTCACGGATCTCGAACCCTACCTCGAGGACGGCTCCATCGACGAACTTCGCGTCCACGACGTCAGAAATGGCCGGCTGATGCGGGGCAACTCGGGGAAATTCTGGTACGACACCGTCGTCATCTCGACGGACGACGGCATCGACAATCCGTGGTATCTGGCCGTCCTCGAGTTGTTCGTGGCAAACGGCGGTTCCCTCGTTCTCACCGACGCGGGTGTCGCCCTCCTCGGTGAGATCGACCTGGGTGACGCGGGCGCTATCGGCCCGGACCATCTCTCCAACGAGACGGTCCGCTTCCCCAATCTCGCTGACCGTGACTTTGACCATCCACTCTTGATGGATGTCCGACCCATCCAGCAGGAGATCTGGAAGATCTCACAGCTGGGATATACGACCGGGGAGGACTCGCCCGTCTGGACTGTCGATGCGGATGCCTTCGCCAACGCGGGTGGGTCCATCGCCGGCTCGCTCGGTAGTTCGGGAGACGTCGGTGCTGGGACGCTGTCCGTCGGAGACGGTCGAATAACCGTCCTCGGTTCGGTGCTCCCACCGGCCAACCAGCACGAGCTTCACCCCTTCGGACTGGCCGACTATACCCTCTCGTTCATGGGTCACACGCTGCTGTGTAACGCCCTCGGGTTCCAGCAGCGACGCTACGTCGACGGCGAACTCGTCGGGACGTGGGGTGAGATTCGGTAA